Proteins from a genomic interval of Capsicum annuum cultivar UCD-10X-F1 chromosome 4, UCD10Xv1.1, whole genome shotgun sequence:
- the LOC124897639 gene encoding LRR receptor-like serine/threonine-protein kinase GSO2, giving the protein MEKIFTSLLFLLHYVMVSSAMTQTNTTTDQLALLSLKFQIISDPFHFLDESWSPAICVCHWVGVTCGSRHQRVKSLNLSNMALTGRIPQDFGNLSFLASLDLGRNNFHGNLPHEMARLRRIKFLDLSFNNFRGEVPSWFGFLHQLQVLSLKNNSFTGPLPSSFFNISKLEMLNLAFNSLEGHIPVSLSNASRLERLDLSGNFLQGNIPKEIGNLHNLNWLAIQDNQLMGSVPLTVFNISRIEVIAFTGNSLSGNLPNGLCNGLTILKGLHLSKNKLHGHMPTSLSNCSQLQILSLSYNEFDGPIHSEIGRLSNLQFLYLGFNHFKGEIPKEISNLVELEKLDLPVNSFSGSLDMEIFNISGLRIIDLSLNNLSGSLPPNIGSILPNIEELYLANLTNLVGTIPHSISNCSKLTILELSVNQLTGLIPNSLGYLTHLQLLNLVENNLTSDSSLSFLTSLTYSRNLTVLDISFNPLNGMLPASIGNLSPSLIRFYANSCKIKGRIPNDFGNLSSLLDLDLSENSMAGSIPTTIGNLRNIQRFNLSNNKLIGFIRDHICKLQHLGAIYLGQNQLSGSLPNCLGNITSLREIHLGSNELSSNIPSSLWNLEDLMVLDLSSNNMVGSLPLEIGNLKAAILIDLSMNQLSNGISREIGSLQNLANLSLRHNKLQGAIPDSMSNMVGLEFLDLSHNNISGIIPKSLEKLQNLKYFNVSVNKLYGQIPSGGPFKNLSSQFFTYNEALCGSSRFSVPPCPALSMDK; this is encoded by the exons atggagaaaatattcACCTCTTTGCTCTTCTTGCTTCACTATGTTATGGTTAGTTCAGCCATGACCCAAACCAACACTACCACTGATCAATTAGCTCTTCTTTCCTTAAAATTCCAAATCATTTCGGATCCCTTTcacttcttggatgaaagttggTCTCCCGCTATCTGTGTTTGCCATTGGGTTGGAGTCACTTGTGGCTCTCGTCACCAGCGGGTCAAGTCCTTGAACCTTTCTAATATGGCTCTTACAGGCAGAATTCCACAAGATTTTGGAAACCTGTCATTTCTTGCTTCTCTTGACTTGGGAAGGAACAACTTCCATGGAAATTTGCCTCACGAAATGGCACGCTTGCGTCGgattaagtttcttgatttaagttTCAATAACTTTAGAGGGGAGGTTCCTTCTTGGTTTGGGTTCTTACACCAACTTCAAGTTTTAAGTCTTAAGAATAATAGTTTCACCGGCCCCCTTCCCTCTTCATTTTTTAACATTTCAAAGCTTGAAATGTTGAATTTGGCATTCAATTCCTTAGAAGGTCATATCCCTGTGTCTCTCTCGAATGCCTCGAGGTTGGAGAGGTTAGATTTATCTGGTAATTTTCTTCAAGGGAACATTCCAAAAGAAATCGGTAACCTTCACAACCTGAACTGGTTGGCCATACAAGATAATCAACTTATGGGTTCTGTACCATTAAcagttttcaatatttctagGATCGAAGTCATTGCATTTACAGGCAATAGCTTATCAGGAAATCTTCCAAATGGTTTATGTAATGGTCTCACAATACTCAAAGGGCTTCATCTATCCAAAAACAAGCTTCATGGTCATATGCCTACAAGTTTGTCGAATTGTTCACAACTTCAAATTTTGTCTTTATCATATAATGAGTTTGATGGACCAATACATAGTGAAATTGGAAGATTGAGTAACTTGCAGTTCTTGTATCTTGGATTTAACCATTTCAAAG GTGAAATACCCAAAGAGATAAGCAATCTCGTTGAGTTGGAGAAACTTGATCTTCCGGTTAATAGTTTTAGTGGTTCGCTTGATATGGAGATCTTCAACATATCAGGGCTAAGAATAATTGATCTTTCACTCAACAATCTATCGGGAAGCCTCCCACCAAACATAGGTTCTATCTTACCCAACATTGAAGAGCTTTATCTGGCCAACTTAACCAATCTTGTTGGGACTATACCCCATTCCATCtccaattgttcaaaacttaCAATCCTAGAGCTTTCTGTCAACCAACTCACTGGCTTGATTCCCAATTCTCTTGGATATTTGACTCATCTACAGTTACTAAATTTAGTGGAAAACAATTTAACCAGTGACTCATCATTAAGCTTCCTGACTTCCTTAACCTATAGCAGAAATTTAACAGTTCTTGATATATCTTTCAACCCTCTAAATGGCATGCTTCCAGCCTCTATAGGGAACCTTTCCCCATCTCTTATAAGATTTTACGCCAACAGTTGCAAGATCAAAGGGCGAATTCCAAATGATTTTGGGAACTTAAGCAGCTTGTTAGACCTTGATCTTTCTGAGAACAGCATGGCTGGATCGATTCCCACAACAATTGGCAACTTGAGAAACATTCAGCGCTTCAACTTGAGTAACAACAAACTTATAGGATTTATTAGAGATCATATATGTAAATTGCAGCATTTGGGTGCTATTTACTTGGGACAAAATCAACTTTCAGGATCCCTTCCTAATTGTTTAGGGAACATTACTTCGCTTAGAGAGATACATCTTGGTTCCAATGAATTGAGTTCCAATATTCCATCAAGCTTATGGAATCTTGAGGATCTAATGGTTCTTGACTTATCGTCAAACAATATGGTTGGTTCATTACCTCTAGAAATTGGGAACCTAAAGGCTGCGATACTGATAGACCTGTCAATGAATCAATTGTCAAATGGAATTTCTAGAGAAATTGGAAGCTTGCAAAATCTGGCAAACCTTTCTTTGAGACACAACAAGTTACAAGGAGCTATACCTGACTCAATGAGCAACATGGTGGGTTTGGAATTCCTAGACCTTTCTCACAATAATATATCTGGAATCATTCCTAAGTCTTTGGAGAAACTTCAAAACTTGAAGTATTTCAATGTTTCTGTCAACAAATTGTATGGGCAAATACCCTCGGGGGGTCCTTTCAAGAACCTCTCGAGTCAGTTTTTCACCTACAATGAAGCATTGTGTGgttcttcaagatttagtgtcccGCCATGCCCCGCATTATCAATGgacaaatga
- the LOC107856692 gene encoding probable LRR receptor-like serine/threonine-protein kinase At3g47570, whose product NRRRLLVLFLLLGLAILFVPIIFVFLWLRYRRGKRAPQQADSLSTVKRERVSYYELLQATDALSESNLIGSGSFGSVYKGVLRSGTAIAVKVFNLQLDAAFKSFDTECEVLRSLRHRNLVKVITSCSNLDFKALVLEYMPNGSLEKYLYSHNYFLDIRQRLSIMIDVACVLEYLHHGCSFPVIHCDLKPSNVLLDEDMVAHLSDFVISKLLGEDESDLYTKTLATLGYIAPEYGQDGLVSTKCDVYSYGIMLLETFTRRKPSEFEGDLSLKHWVSYSLPDAVMDVPDSNLVPPMDNHLKKKLECVASIMKVALDCCVESPVRRMNMKDVVGMLQKIKIQLLAC is encoded by the exons aataggagaagaTTGCTAGTTCTATTTCTTTTGCTAGGACTTGCAATTTTGTTTGTTCCtatcatatttgtgtttttatgGCTAAGGTATAGAAGAGGTAAAAGAGCTCCTCAACAAGCAGATTCATTGTCTACCGTAAAAAGAGAAAGAGTTTCATACTATGAATTACTCCAAGCAACTGATGCACTTAGCGAGAGTAATTTGATTGGTTCTGGGAGTTTTGGCTCTGTTTACAAAGGCGTTCTCAGAAGTGGAACTGCCATTGCAGTTAAAGTGTTTAATCTACAACTGGATGCGGCATTCAAGAGTTTTGATACGGAATGTGAAGTTTTGCGTAGCCTTCGCCATAGGAATCTCGTAAAAGTCATTACTAgttgttccaaccttgattttaaAGCTTTAGTTCTAGAGTATATGCCTAATGGAAGTCTTGAGAAGTATTTGTATTCGCACAACTACTTCCTAGACATCAGGCAGAGGCTAAGCATAatgatagatgtggcatgtgTTTTGGAATATCTTCACCATGGGTGCTCGTTCCCTGTGATCCACTGTGATCTAAAGCCTAGTAATGTATTGCTGGACGAGGATATGGTTGCCCACCTAAGCGACTTTGTCATTTCAAAACTGCTTGGTGAAGATGAGAGTGATTTATACACAAAAACATTAGCAACATTGGGTTATATTGCGCCAG AGTATGGACAAGATGGATTGGTGTCTACTAAATGTGACGTGTATAGTTATGGAATCATGTTGCTGGAAACGTTTACTAGGAGAAAGCCTAGTGAGTTTGAGGGAGATCTTAGCTTGAAGCACTGGGTGAGTTATTCACTTCCTGATGCAGTAATGGATGTTCCGGATTCCAACTTGGTTCCACCGATGGATAATCACTTGAAGAAGAAGTTAGAATGTGTAGCATCAATCATGAAAGTGGCACTAGATTGTTGTGTTGAATCTCCAGTAAGACGGATGAACATGAAAGATGTTGTAGGGATGCTGCAAAAGATCAAAATTCAACTTCTCGCATGTTGA